In one Cervus elaphus chromosome 9, mCerEla1.1, whole genome shotgun sequence genomic region, the following are encoded:
- the TRIM7 gene encoding E3 ubiquitin-protein ligase TRIM7 isoform X1, protein MAAVGPRTGPGAGAEALALAAELQGEATCSICLELFREPVSVECGHSFCRACIARCWERPATRATAVSHTLSFSLPCPQCREPARPSQLRPNRQLAAVATLLRRFSLPAGAPGEHGPPEAVAAGCAQHGEPLKLYCQDDGRAICVVCDRAREHRAHAVLPLDEAVQEAKELLESRLKVLKKDLEDYEAFRSTEEKESKELLKQMAAEQEKVGAEFQALRAFLVEQEGRLLGRLEELSREVTQKQNENLAQLGDEIAQLSKLSSQIQETTCRPDLDFLQEFKNTLSRCSNVPAPKPTTVSSEMKNKVWNASLKTFVLKGLLKKFKEDLREELEKEEKVELTLDPDTANPRLILSLDLKSVRLGQQAQDLPSHPRRFDTNTRVLASCGFSSGRHHWEVEVGSKDGWAFGVARESVRRKGLTPFTPEEGVWALQLNNGQYWAVTSPERTPLSCGHLSRVRVALDLEVGAVSFYAAEDMRHIYTFRVNFQERVFPLFSVCSTGTYLRIWP, encoded by the exons ATGGCGGCGGTGGGGCCGCGGACGGGCCCAGGCGCCGGGGCCGAGGCGCTGGCGCTGGCAGCAGAGCTGCAAGGAGAGGCGACCTGCTCCATCTGCCTGGAGCTCTTCCGCGAGCCAGTGTCCGTCGAGTGCGGCCACAGCTTCTGCCGCGCCTGCATCGCGCGCTGCTGGGAGCGCCCGGCGACGAGGGCCACCGCCGTGTCCCACACGCTGTCCTTCTCGCTGCCCTGCCCGCAGTGTCGCGAGCCCGCGCGCCCCAGCCAGCTGCGGCCCAACCGGCAGCTGGCCGCGGTGGCCACACTGCTGCGGCGTTTCAGCCTGCCAGCCGGCGCGCCAGGAGAACACGGGCCTCCGGAGGCGGTGGCGGCCGGGTGCGCGCAGCACGGCGAACCGCTCAAGCTCTACTGCCAGGACGACGGACGGGCCATTTGCGTGGTGTGCGACCGCGCCCGCGAGCACCGCGCTCACGCCGTGTTGCCGCTGGACGAGGCGGTTCAGGAGGCTAAG GAGCTCCTGGAGTCCAGGCTGAAGGTCTTGAAGAAGGATTTGGAGGACTATGAGGCCTTTCGTTCCACAGAAGAGAAGGAGAGCAAGGAGCTCCTG AAGCAGATGGCAGCTGAGCAAGAGAAGGTAGGGGCGGAGTTCCAGGCTCTGCGGGCCTTCCTGGTGGAGCAGGAGGGTCGGCTCCTAGGCCGCCTGGAGGAGCTGTCCCGGGAGGTGACACAGAAGCAGAATGAGAACCTGGCCCAGCTTGGGGATGAGATTGCCCAGCTCTCCAAGCTCAGCAGTCAGATCCAGGAGACAACGTGCAGGCCTGATCTTGACTTTCTCCAG GAATTCAAAAATACACTAAGCAG GTGCAGCAATGTGCCTGCCCCCAAGCCAACCACAGTCTCTTCTGAGATGAAGAATAAAGTCTGGAATGCTTCCCTCAAGACCTTTGTCTTAAAGGGGCTGCTCAAGAAGTTCAAAG AGGATCTTCGAGAAGAgctggagaaagaggaaaaag TGGAGCTGACCTTAGACCCCGACACGGCCAACCCCCGCCTCATCCTCTCTCTGGATCTTAAGAGCGTGCGCCTTGGACAACAAGCCCAGGACCTGCCCAGCCACCCGCGCCGCTTCGACACCAACACACGAGTTCTGGCTTCCTGCGGTTTCTCCTCTGGGAGGCACCACTGGGAAGTGGAAGTGGGCTCCAAGGACGGCTGGGCCTTCGGCGTGGCCCGGGAGAGCGTGCGCCGCAAGGGTCTCACGCCCTTCACCCCGGAGGAGGGCGTCTGGGCGCTGCAGCTCAACAACGGGCAGTACTGGGCGGTGACCAGCCCTGAACGGACGCCCCTCAGCTGTGGGCACCTGTCCCGCGTGCGGGTCGCCCTGGACCTGGAGGTGGGGGCTGTGTCCTTCTACGCTGCAGAGGACATGCGCCACATCTATACGTTCCGCGTCAACTTCCAAGAACGCGTGTTCCCTCTTTTCTCTGTCTGCTCCACCGGCACCTACTTGCGAATCTGGCCTTGA
- the TRIM7 gene encoding E3 ubiquitin-protein ligase TRIM7 isoform X2 — protein sequence MAAEQEKVGAEFQALRAFLVEQEGRLLGRLEELSREVTQKQNENLAQLGDEIAQLSKLSSQIQETTCRPDLDFLQEFKNTLSRCSNVPAPKPTTVSSEMKNKVWNASLKTFVLKGLLKKFKEDLREELEKEEKVELTLDPDTANPRLILSLDLKSVRLGQQAQDLPSHPRRFDTNTRVLASCGFSSGRHHWEVEVGSKDGWAFGVARESVRRKGLTPFTPEEGVWALQLNNGQYWAVTSPERTPLSCGHLSRVRVALDLEVGAVSFYAAEDMRHIYTFRVNFQERVFPLFSVCSTGTYLRIWP from the exons ATGGCAGCTGAGCAAGAGAAGGTAGGGGCGGAGTTCCAGGCTCTGCGGGCCTTCCTGGTGGAGCAGGAGGGTCGGCTCCTAGGCCGCCTGGAGGAGCTGTCCCGGGAGGTGACACAGAAGCAGAATGAGAACCTGGCCCAGCTTGGGGATGAGATTGCCCAGCTCTCCAAGCTCAGCAGTCAGATCCAGGAGACAACGTGCAGGCCTGATCTTGACTTTCTCCAG GAATTCAAAAATACACTAAGCAG GTGCAGCAATGTGCCTGCCCCCAAGCCAACCACAGTCTCTTCTGAGATGAAGAATAAAGTCTGGAATGCTTCCCTCAAGACCTTTGTCTTAAAGGGGCTGCTCAAGAAGTTCAAAG AGGATCTTCGAGAAGAgctggagaaagaggaaaaag TGGAGCTGACCTTAGACCCCGACACGGCCAACCCCCGCCTCATCCTCTCTCTGGATCTTAAGAGCGTGCGCCTTGGACAACAAGCCCAGGACCTGCCCAGCCACCCGCGCCGCTTCGACACCAACACACGAGTTCTGGCTTCCTGCGGTTTCTCCTCTGGGAGGCACCACTGGGAAGTGGAAGTGGGCTCCAAGGACGGCTGGGCCTTCGGCGTGGCCCGGGAGAGCGTGCGCCGCAAGGGTCTCACGCCCTTCACCCCGGAGGAGGGCGTCTGGGCGCTGCAGCTCAACAACGGGCAGTACTGGGCGGTGACCAGCCCTGAACGGACGCCCCTCAGCTGTGGGCACCTGTCCCGCGTGCGGGTCGCCCTGGACCTGGAGGTGGGGGCTGTGTCCTTCTACGCTGCAGAGGACATGCGCCACATCTATACGTTCCGCGTCAACTTCCAAGAACGCGTGTTCCCTCTTTTCTCTGTCTGCTCCACCGGCACCTACTTGCGAATCTGGCCTTGA